The following are encoded together in the Flavobacterium haoranii genome:
- the tig gene encoding trigger factor yields MNISKEQVDALNAIVKVAISKEDYADKVEKVLVDYRKNANIPGFRKGQVPMSLIQKQYGRAILAEEVNKLLQTSLNDYLVEEKLDILGNPLPKVTEDFNWDSDDFTFEFELGLAPEFSVDLAKSKVTKFEIVADDKMLDEQVERIQKQYGKMIPQDKVTEDTTVLGTFSNEENGINNTTTITLDIFNDKKTAKQFVGKKVGDVVALGTKGLFDDDHKLMDYLKVGHDGIHGLDITVDFKIEEINAIEKAEINQELLDKLFGEGVVSSVEELKAKIKEDAEAQFAQQADQKFLNDVIEGLIENTKFDLPAEFLKKWIQNVGETPLSAEQAEVEYEKSEKGLRYQLIENKIIAENDLQIQFEDLKSHTAELIKKQMAQFGQLNPTDEEVEGIVARVLSNQDEVKRLSEQVMSEKMLDLFKEKVSGKAKKVNYQEFVKEMYGE; encoded by the coding sequence ATGAACATTTCAAAAGAGCAAGTTGATGCATTAAACGCTATTGTTAAAGTAGCTATTTCAAAGGAAGATTATGCTGATAAAGTAGAAAAAGTATTAGTAGATTATAGAAAAAATGCTAATATTCCAGGTTTTAGAAAAGGTCAAGTTCCTATGAGCTTAATCCAAAAACAATACGGAAGAGCAATTTTAGCAGAAGAAGTAAATAAATTATTACAAACTTCTTTAAACGATTATTTAGTAGAGGAAAAATTAGATATCTTAGGTAATCCACTTCCAAAAGTTACTGAAGATTTTAATTGGGATAGCGATGATTTTACTTTTGAATTCGAATTAGGTCTTGCTCCAGAATTTAGTGTTGATTTAGCAAAAAGTAAAGTAACTAAATTTGAAATCGTTGCTGATGATAAAATGTTAGACGAACAAGTTGAGCGTATTCAAAAGCAATATGGTAAAATGATTCCTCAAGATAAAGTTACTGAAGATACAACTGTATTAGGTACTTTCTCAAATGAAGAAAACGGAATCAACAATACAACAACAATTACTTTAGATATCTTTAACGATAAAAAAACTGCTAAACAATTTGTAGGTAAAAAAGTTGGTGATGTTGTTGCTTTAGGTACTAAAGGATTATTTGATGATGACCATAAATTAATGGACTACTTAAAAGTAGGTCACGATGGTATTCACGGTTTAGATATTACTGTTGATTTCAAAATTGAAGAAATTAATGCAATTGAAAAAGCTGAAATCAATCAAGAATTATTAGATAAATTGTTTGGTGAAGGAGTTGTTTCTTCTGTAGAAGAGTTAAAAGCAAAAATTAAAGAAGATGCTGAAGCTCAATTTGCACAACAAGCAGATCAAAAATTCTTAAACGATGTTATCGAAGGTTTAATTGAAAACACAAAATTTGATTTACCTGCTGAGTTCTTAAAAAAATGGATTCAAAATGTAGGTGAAACTCCATTATCTGCTGAACAAGCTGAGGTTGAGTACGAAAAATCAGAAAAAGGTTTACGTTACCAATTAATCGAAAATAAAATCATTGCTGAAAATGATTTACAAATTCAGTTTGAAGATTTAAAATCTCACACTGCTGAATTAATTAAAAAGCAAATGGCTCAATTTGGTCAATTAAATCCAACTGACGAAGAAGTTGAAGGAATTGTTGCTAGAGTTTTATCTAACCAAGATGAGGTAAAACGTTTATCAGAACAAGTGATGAGTGAAAAAATGTTAGATTTATTTAAAGAAAAAGTTTCTGGTAAAGCTAAAAAAGTAAATTATCAAGAGTTCGTTAAAGAAATGTACGGAGAATAA
- a CDS encoding pyridoxine 5'-phosphate synthase, protein MTKLSVNINKIATLRNSRGGDVPNLLQVAKDVQKFGAEGVTVHPRPDERHIRYQDARDLSSVVYTEYNIEGNPQHNFIDLVLECKPTQVTLVPDAIGALTSNAGWDTIKNQAYLKEVIAEFKRNNIRTSIFVDPIIEMVEGAKETGTDRIELYTESFAHEYGLGNEKGVEPYVKAAIKANELNLGINAGHDLSLDNIKFFKDNIPGLLEVSIGHALISEALYLGLENTVNMYLQRLK, encoded by the coding sequence ATGACAAAATTATCTGTGAATATTAATAAAATAGCGACTTTAAGAAATTCAAGAGGAGGCGATGTGCCTAATTTACTTCAAGTTGCAAAAGATGTTCAAAAATTTGGAGCCGAAGGTGTAACGGTGCATCCTCGACCAGATGAAAGACATATTCGTTATCAAGATGCTCGCGACTTATCTTCGGTTGTTTATACAGAATATAATATTGAAGGAAATCCTCAACATAATTTTATTGATTTAGTTTTAGAATGTAAACCTACACAAGTAACGCTGGTTCCTGATGCAATTGGAGCTTTAACTTCAAATGCTGGTTGGGATACTATTAAAAATCAAGCATATTTAAAAGAGGTAATAGCAGAGTTTAAAAGAAATAATATTAGAACTTCAATATTTGTTGATCCTATAATTGAAATGGTGGAAGGCGCAAAAGAAACAGGAACAGATAGAATCGAATTATATACCGAAAGTTTTGCTCATGAGTATGGACTTGGTAATGAAAAGGGAGTTGAGCCTTATGTAAAAGCAGCCATTAAAGCAAATGAATTAAATTTAGGTATAAATGCGGGACATGATTTAAGCTTAGATAATATTAAGTTTTTTAAAGATAATATTCCGGGTTTATTGGAAGTCTCAATAGGTCATGCATTAATTTCTGAAGCCTTGTATTTAGGTCTAGAAAACACAGTTAATATGTATTTACAAAGACTAAAATAA
- a CDS encoding GreA/GreB family elongation factor codes for MNSLVTVSSEKGWSKTLQIVIPKEKNLVTNKISILTPMGSALIGYSKGDEIIWDLPGGKQNLRIIDVVQGEQFDENNI; via the coding sequence ATAAATAGTTTAGTCACGGTAAGCTCAGAAAAAGGATGGAGTAAAACTTTACAAATTGTTATTCCAAAAGAGAAAAATTTGGTTACCAATAAAATATCAATTTTAACACCAATGGGTTCAGCGCTTATTGGATATTCTAAAGGCGATGAAATTATTTGGGATTTACCAGGAGGAAAGCAAAATTTAAGAATTATTGATGTTGTTCAAGGTGAACAATTTGATGAAAACAACATTTAA
- a CDS encoding NAD kinase, whose product MKFAIYGQYYQNNTDEIVEKVLSFFHRHNIEVIIEEQFLNSLKLPTAKKCQSFSNHCELNENIFALISIGGDGTILRAVTYVRDKNIPIIGINAGRLGFLATVQIENIENSLEKVLKKDYILSKRSLLSLSCTPKNPDLVDLNFALNEVTVSRKDTTSMITIETHLDGEYLNSYWADGLIISTPTGSTGYSLSCGGPILTPEVSSLVITPIAPHNLNARPLVIKDDTIIDLKISGREDEYLVSLDSRITSVTNETILHIEKSPFEINLIEFKEESFLKTIRKKLLWGEDRRN is encoded by the coding sequence ATGAAATTTGCCATTTACGGTCAATATTATCAAAACAACACTGATGAAATTGTAGAAAAAGTACTTTCTTTTTTTCATAGACATAACATTGAAGTAATTATTGAAGAGCAATTTTTAAATTCTTTAAAATTACCAACAGCAAAAAAATGTCAAAGCTTTTCTAATCATTGTGAGTTAAATGAGAATATTTTTGCTCTAATAAGTATAGGCGGCGATGGAACTATTTTAAGAGCGGTAACTTATGTGCGTGATAAAAATATTCCTATAATAGGTATCAATGCTGGAAGATTAGGTTTTTTAGCAACTGTTCAAATTGAAAACATAGAAAATTCATTAGAAAAAGTACTAAAAAAAGATTACATATTATCTAAAAGATCGTTATTAAGCCTTAGTTGCACACCAAAAAATCCAGACCTAGTTGATTTAAACTTTGCTCTAAATGAAGTAACTGTATCTAGAAAGGATACTACATCGATGATTACCATTGAAACACATTTAGATGGTGAATATCTAAATTCCTATTGGGCTGACGGACTTATTATTTCAACCCCAACAGGATCAACAGGTTATTCTTTAAGTTGCGGTGGCCCCATTTTAACACCAGAAGTAAGTAGTTTGGTTATAACCCCAATCGCTCCGCATAATCTTAATGCAAGACCTTTAGTAATAAAAGACGACACAATAATTGATTTAAAAATATCAGGACGTGAAGACGAATATTTAGTATCACTTGATTCAAGAATTACATCTGTTACTAACGAAACTATATTACATATCGAAAAATCTCCTTTCGAAATCAATTTAATCGAATTTAAAGAAGAAAGTTTTTTGAAAACCATACGTAAAAAACTTTTATGGGGAGAAGACAGAAGAAATTAA
- a CDS encoding CBS domain-containing protein: MHNIIDYINKDIKPLDIDKTVYDAQDFFLDLNYSHFPILEDGVFVGSISKDNTDILDGNSKLSDNKYEFDRFYVRANMIWLDVLEVFAQNETNIVPVLDNSNNYVGYYELEDVIRFLHETPFLREEGGIIVIKKETSKFSMSQIAQIVESNNAKLLGLFISKIEGDSVEITVKTTQSSLNDIIQTFRRYEYEIISEHQEDSYLQNLKDRSDYLDKYLNI; encoded by the coding sequence ATGCATAATATAATTGACTACATAAATAAAGACATTAAACCTCTAGATATAGATAAAACTGTTTATGATGCTCAAGATTTCTTCTTGGATTTAAATTACAGTCACTTCCCTATTCTCGAAGACGGAGTATTTGTAGGCAGTATTAGCAAAGACAACACTGATATATTAGACGGAAATTCTAAATTATCGGACAACAAATACGAGTTTGATCGATTCTACGTAAGAGCAAATATGATTTGGCTTGATGTTTTAGAAGTTTTTGCTCAAAATGAAACGAATATTGTCCCAGTATTAGATAACAGCAACAACTATGTGGGCTATTATGAATTAGAAGATGTTATCCGTTTTTTACATGAAACACCTTTTTTAAGAGAAGAAGGAGGAATTATTGTAATTAAAAAAGAAACATCAAAATTTTCTATGAGTCAAATTGCACAAATTGTTGAAAGCAACAACGCAAAACTTTTAGGTTTGTTTATATCCAAAATAGAAGGAGACTCAGTAGAAATTACGGTAAAAACTACTCAAAGTTCCTTAAATGATATTATTCAAACTTTTAGAAGATATGAATATGAAATAATTTCAGAACATCAAGAAGATAGTTATTTGCAAAATTTAAAAGATCGATCGGATTATTTAGATAAATACTTAAATATTTAA
- a CDS encoding phage holin family protein, translated as MNLLIKLLITTVLIVVIAHFFPGISVDNFSTALIVAVVLGLLNVFIKPILVLFTIPATILTLGLFLLVINAVIIMLADYFVDGFHVNGFWIAFLFSIVLSVFQSVLNKILVDEK; from the coding sequence ATGAATTTATTAATTAAACTTTTAATTACTACAGTTTTAATAGTGGTAATTGCGCATTTCTTTCCAGGAATCTCTGTAGATAATTTTTCAACAGCATTGATTGTTGCTGTAGTTTTAGGTTTACTAAATGTGTTTATAAAACCAATTCTGGTTTTATTTACAATACCAGCTACTATTCTCACTTTGGGTTTGTTTCTTCTAGTGATTAATGCGGTAATAATTATGTTAGCGGATTATTTTGTAGATGGTTTTCATGTAAATGGTTTTTGGATAGCCTTTTTGTTTAGTATAGTGTTATCAGTATTTCAATCTGTGTTGAATAAAATCCTTGTAGATGAGAAATAA
- a CDS encoding alpha/beta fold hydrolase translates to MEQLYSKVEGVGKPFLILHGFLGMSDNWKTLGSQFSELGYQVHLLDLRNHGRSFHSDNFNYEVMAQDVMNYCEVNNLQDIVLLGHSMGGKVAMQVACENPSLVQKLIIADIGPKYYAPHHQTILAGLNAVNFTLKPSRSEVEDILKDYIHDFGTRQFLLKSLYWVETGQLGFRFNLPVFNEKIEEIGKALNVDAEFDKPVLFLRGSKSSYILDEDFIGIIHFFPQAIIKTIDNAGHWLHAENPIAFYENVVEFLKN, encoded by the coding sequence ATGGAGCAACTATATTCAAAGGTAGAAGGAGTAGGAAAGCCGTTTCTAATTCTTCATGGTTTTTTAGGAATGTCTGATAATTGGAAAACACTAGGAAGTCAGTTTTCGGAGTTAGGTTATCAAGTGCATCTTTTAGATCTAAGAAATCACGGTAGAAGTTTTCATTCCGATAATTTTAATTATGAAGTAATGGCACAAGATGTGATGAATTATTGTGAAGTGAATAATTTGCAGGATATTGTGCTTTTAGGACATTCAATGGGTGGAAAAGTTGCGATGCAGGTTGCTTGTGAAAATCCTTCGTTGGTTCAAAAATTAATCATAGCAGATATTGGTCCAAAGTATTATGCGCCACATCATCAAACCATATTGGCTGGTTTAAATGCAGTTAATTTTACATTAAAACCTTCCCGATCAGAGGTTGAAGATATTTTAAAGGATTATATTCACGATTTTGGTACACGTCAGTTTCTATTAAAAAGTTTATATTGGGTAGAAACAGGTCAACTTGGTTTTCGATTCAATTTGCCTGTTTTTAATGAAAAAATAGAAGAAATAGGAAAGGCTTTAAATGTAGATGCTGAATTTGATAAACCTGTTTTATTTCTTAGAGGTTCAAAGTCAAGTTATATTTTAGACGAAGATTTCATTGGGATAATTCATTTCTTTCCGCAAGCAATAATTAAAACAATTGACAATGCTGGACATTGGCTACATGCAGAAAACCCTATAGCGTTTTATGAAAACGTTGTTGAGTTTTTGAAAAATTAA
- a CDS encoding sigma-54-dependent transcriptional regulator, translating to MAFLKENILIVDDDINILEVLYRHLASYNYHVYKAISVKEAVSILRDNTINLLITDLKMPEIDGFELIKFTTNHYPKLPILVVTGYPSIQDSLLAIKSGVVEYLTKPFTKEELKTAVKKTLKTKNKTITNNSETLKSTLINEELIGNSKKILEVFDIIERVKNNKATILINGESGTGKELIARAIHYQGKFSAKPFIAVNCGAIPENLLESELFGYTKGAFTGADKDRNGFFQAANGGTIFLDEIGNASLEVQAKLLRVLQEKEVVKVGSQKPEKIDLRVIAATNSNIKEMITNKSFREDLYYRLSVVEITLPPLRERKEDISILIERFLFKYGIEYKDQIIKITPNAIKALENYSWPGNIRELENVIQRAVIMCDKIVDVEHLPINLKYTINFPEEELVPLKIMEKNYINKVLSATGNNKTKAAKILQIDRKTLRDKISDSNKNE from the coding sequence ATGGCTTTTTTAAAAGAAAATATTCTCATTGTTGACGACGATATTAATATTCTTGAAGTGTTATACAGACACTTAGCCAGCTATAATTATCATGTTTATAAGGCAATTTCTGTAAAAGAAGCAGTTTCTATTTTACGCGACAATACTATAAACTTATTAATTACCGATTTAAAAATGCCGGAAATTGATGGGTTCGAACTTATAAAGTTTACAACTAATCATTATCCTAAACTTCCCATATTAGTAGTAACAGGTTATCCATCTATTCAAGATTCTCTTCTAGCAATAAAATCTGGTGTTGTAGAATATTTAACAAAACCATTTACAAAAGAAGAACTTAAAACTGCTGTAAAAAAAACACTAAAAACTAAGAATAAAACAATTACCAATAATTCAGAAACCCTAAAATCTACCTTAATAAATGAAGAACTAATTGGAAATTCTAAAAAAATATTAGAAGTTTTTGATATCATTGAAAGAGTAAAAAATAATAAAGCTACCATTTTAATAAATGGTGAAAGTGGTACTGGTAAAGAATTAATTGCAAGAGCAATACATTATCAAGGAAAATTTTCAGCAAAACCATTTATAGCTGTTAACTGTGGCGCCATTCCAGAGAATCTTCTTGAATCGGAGTTGTTTGGATATACAAAAGGTGCTTTCACTGGTGCTGATAAAGACAGAAATGGTTTTTTTCAGGCTGCTAACGGTGGTACAATCTTTTTAGATGAAATTGGAAATGCATCTTTAGAAGTTCAGGCAAAATTATTGCGTGTACTGCAAGAAAAGGAAGTGGTAAAAGTAGGTAGTCAAAAACCTGAGAAAATAGATTTAAGAGTAATTGCTGCAACCAATAGCAATATTAAAGAAATGATTACCAATAAATCATTTCGTGAAGATTTATACTACAGATTATCAGTAGTTGAAATTACACTACCTCCTTTACGAGAGAGAAAAGAAGATATTTCTATACTAATTGAAAGATTTCTGTTTAAATATGGAATTGAATATAAAGATCAAATTATAAAAATAACTCCAAACGCCATAAAAGCTTTAGAAAATTATTCTTGGCCTGGAAATATTAGAGAATTAGAAAATGTTATTCAGCGCGCTGTTATTATGTGTGATAAAATCGTTGATGTTGAACATTTACCAATCAATTTAAAGTATACTATTAATTTCCCTGAAGAAGAATTAGTTCCTCTAAAAATCATGGAGAAAAATTATATAAACAAAGTGCTTTCTGCAACTGGTAACAATAAAACCAAAGCTGCTAAAATTTTACAAATAGACAGAAAAACACTTCGAGATAAAATCTCAGACTCAAATAAAAACGAGTAA
- a CDS encoding SGNH/GDSL hydrolase family protein, with translation MKNNKFIYLAVLSAVFASCEPEFENSVDANYSAGDADFTTYVAIGNSLTAGYMDGTVYRSGQMNSYPNMLAQQFALVGGGAFTQPSYEDDVNNLGGLMLGGMQIGNTRLVIDASQGRPENITGTPTIEVSDLQTTAYNNAGVPGAKSFHLIAPGYGNVAGVALGQANPYFARTATSASATVLGDAMSLNPTFFTNWIGANDVLSYATNGGAIPDDPTTPTVDESLSTTPAADHNATGNTDPTTYGGNDITNANVFAYAYSTILSTLTANGAKGVVATIPSVTSIPYFTTVPYAPLSPAALGGDANITQLNAQIYGPLDNIFTAYGEPNRVNLLSTTSANPILIYDADATDRTAQITGALTPVLGAPTATAFGMVYGKARQATSQDLVVLPASSVIGTTNAAAPSPAININGVTYPMANKWVLTATERTRVANATTAYNNTIVGLAAMHDLAVADMNALMNQLVSGLQIETGQIYTANYFSGVQTEGQVLFSLDGVHPNARGYAVIANAFINVINAKYHANIPLKYVNDYPGIHIVPSN, from the coding sequence ATGAAAAATAATAAATTTATATATTTAGCTGTTTTATCAGCTGTGTTTGCATCTTGTGAGCCAGAATTTGAAAATTCGGTAGATGCAAATTATTCTGCTGGAGATGCGGATTTTACGACTTATGTAGCAATTGGTAATTCATTAACTGCTGGTTATATGGACGGTACGGTTTATAGATCAGGACAAATGAACTCTTATCCTAATATGTTGGCGCAACAGTTTGCTTTAGTAGGCGGTGGTGCTTTTACACAACCTTCTTACGAGGACGATGTGAATAATTTAGGAGGTTTAATGTTGGGAGGTATGCAAATTGGCAATACTAGATTAGTAATTGATGCTTCACAAGGACGTCCTGAAAATATTACAGGAACTCCAACCATTGAAGTTTCAGATTTGCAGACTACAGCTTATAATAATGCGGGTGTTCCAGGGGCAAAATCTTTCCATTTAATTGCGCCAGGCTACGGAAACGTGGCTGGTGTAGCATTAGGGCAAGCAAATCCGTACTTTGCTAGAACAGCGACTTCAGCTTCGGCAACAGTTTTAGGAGATGCAATGTCTTTAAACCCTACTTTCTTTACGAATTGGATTGGAGCAAATGATGTACTTTCTTATGCTACAAATGGTGGAGCAATTCCTGATGACCCAACAACACCAACTGTAGATGAAAGTTTATCAACAACACCTGCAGCTGATCACAATGCAACAGGAAATACAGATCCTACAACTTATGGTGGAAATGATATCACAAATGCAAATGTTTTTGCTTATGCGTATTCAACTATACTTTCTACATTAACAGCTAATGGAGCAAAAGGTGTTGTAGCAACTATTCCTAGTGTTACTTCAATTCCTTATTTTACAACGGTTCCTTATGCACCATTATCTCCAGCTGCTTTAGGTGGAGATGCAAATATTACGCAGTTAAATGCACAAATTTATGGTCCTCTAGATAATATTTTTACAGCTTACGGTGAGCCTAATAGAGTTAACCTTTTATCTACAACTTCTGCGAATCCAATTTTAATTTATGATGCGGATGCTACAGATAGAACTGCTCAAATTACTGGAGCTTTAACTCCAGTATTAGGAGCTCCAACTGCTACTGCTTTTGGAATGGTTTATGGTAAGGCACGTCAGGCAACTTCTCAAGATTTAGTTGTTTTGCCAGCTTCTTCAGTAATTGGTACAACTAATGCTGCTGCTCCATCACCTGCAATTAATATAAATGGTGTAACTTATCCGATGGCTAATAAATGGGTGTTAACAGCTACAGAAAGAACAAGAGTTGCAAATGCTACAACAGCTTATAATAATACTATAGTTGGATTAGCTGCAATGCATGATTTAGCTGTAGCAGATATGAACGCATTAATGAATCAATTAGTAAGTGGATTACAAATTGAAACAGGCCAAATTTATACTGCTAATTATTTTAGTGGTGTACAAACTGAAGGACAAGTATTATTTTCTTTAGATGGCGTACATCCAAATGCTAGAGGATATGCGGTTATTGCAAATGCATTTATCAATGTAATTAACGCAAAATACCATGCTAATATTCCTTTAAAATATGTAAATGATTATCCAGGAATTCATATTGTTCCTAGTAACTAA
- the clpX gene encoding ATP-dependent Clp protease ATP-binding subunit ClpX, which produces MAKEVLECSFCGRKKPETNLLIAGINAHICDRCIEQAHGIVLEELKQSGKSEMLSDLILMKPKEIKSFLDQYIIGQDQTKKVMSVAVYNHYKRLLQKQLDDEVEIEKSNIIMVGQTGTGKTLVAKTIAKMLNVPLAIVDATVLTEAGYVGEDVESILTRLLQAADYDVAKAERGIVFIDEIDKIARKSDNPSITRDVSGEGVQQAMLKLLEGTVVNVPPKGGRKHPDQKFVEVNTQNILFIAGGAFDGIERIISKRLNRQAVGYGSSKNNEVIDKENLLQYVIPKDLKEFGLIPEIIGRLPVLTHMDPLDGKTLRAILTEPKNALIKQYKKLFEMDDVDFSIEEDALQFIVDKALEYKLGARGLRSLCEAILTDVMFELPSSSEKDLVVTKEFAEHSLNKNLLQRLKSAS; this is translated from the coding sequence ATGGCTAAAGAAGTATTAGAATGTTCGTTTTGTGGTAGAAAAAAGCCAGAAACTAATTTATTGATTGCAGGGATCAATGCGCATATTTGTGATCGATGTATTGAACAGGCACACGGAATTGTCTTAGAAGAATTAAAACAAAGTGGAAAAAGCGAAATGCTTTCCGATTTGATTTTAATGAAACCTAAGGAAATAAAATCGTTTTTAGATCAATATATTATTGGTCAAGATCAAACGAAAAAAGTAATGAGTGTTGCAGTTTACAATCATTATAAGAGATTATTACAAAAACAATTAGACGATGAAGTCGAAATTGAGAAAAGTAATATTATAATGGTTGGACAAACAGGAACTGGAAAAACATTAGTAGCTAAAACTATTGCAAAAATGTTAAATGTTCCATTAGCTATTGTTGATGCTACAGTTTTAACGGAAGCTGGTTATGTTGGAGAAGATGTTGAAAGTATTTTAACTCGATTGTTACAAGCTGCCGATTATGACGTGGCTAAAGCAGAACGTGGTATTGTATTTATTGATGAAATTGATAAAATTGCACGTAAGAGTGATAATCCTTCAATTACTAGAGATGTTTCTGGAGAAGGAGTGCAACAAGCGATGCTAAAATTATTAGAAGGAACTGTAGTTAATGTGCCACCAAAAGGAGGCCGTAAACATCCAGATCAAAAGTTTGTAGAAGTAAACACACAAAATATTCTATTCATTGCTGGTGGAGCATTTGATGGAATTGAGCGTATTATTTCAAAACGATTAAATCGTCAAGCTGTAGGTTATGGTTCGTCTAAAAATAACGAAGTAATCGATAAAGAAAATTTATTACAATATGTTATTCCAAAAGATTTAAAAGAGTTTGGTTTGATTCCTGAAATTATTGGCCGTTTACCAGTTTTAACTCACATGGATCCTTTAGATGGAAAAACCTTAAGAGCTATTTTAACAGAGCCTAAAAACGCTTTAATTAAGCAGTATAAAAAGCTTTTTGAAATGGACGACGTAGATTTTTCTATCGAGGAAGATGCTTTACAATTTATTGTAGATAAAGCTTTAGAATACAAATTAGGAGCAAGAGGATTGCGTTCACTTTGTGAGGCTATTTTAACTGATGTAATGTTTGAATTACCAAGTTCATCAGAGAAAGATTTAGTTGTTACTAAAGAATTTGCGGAACACAGTTTAAATAAGAACCTTTTACAAAGACTTAAATCGGCATCATAA
- a CDS encoding Glu/Leu/Phe/Val family dehydrogenase has product MLTVKNEPKKGMMENVMEQFNKAANHIELHPNIRKILSITNNEIVVNFPVKMDDGSVEVFRGYRVQHNNALGPYKGGLRYHPTVDIDAARALAMWMTWKTSLAGLPYGGGKGGIQIDPKKYSTSELERITRRFTYALADNIGPEHDIPAPDVNTNSQTMAWIADTYMSTCPPAERSANQHVVTGKPTESGGLEGRDRATGFGVYLTIKFWANKNNIDLKGKKYIVQGFGNVGYWVSYFLEKEGAILVAVQDAFSSIENQEGINVDSLFKHIQQTGSVSQFENTIEIEKDNFFKTECDICIPAALGNQITEENAGDIKAKLIAEGANGPTTTEAEKILLENNVTIIPDILCNSGGVIGSYFEWLQNRNGELWQLDEVMLKLEKKIKESFEKVYDYSKKENIDFRTAAYCIAIKRIEKAYIQRGIFP; this is encoded by the coding sequence ATGTTAACAGTAAAAAATGAACCCAAAAAAGGGATGATGGAAAATGTTATGGAGCAATTTAATAAAGCTGCAAACCATATTGAATTACATCCTAACATTAGAAAAATATTAAGTATAACTAATAACGAAATTGTAGTAAACTTTCCAGTAAAAATGGATGACGGTAGTGTCGAGGTCTTTAGAGGATATCGCGTACAACATAATAATGCTTTAGGCCCTTATAAAGGAGGACTTAGATACCACCCAACAGTAGATATTGATGCTGCAAGAGCATTGGCAATGTGGATGACCTGGAAAACTTCATTAGCAGGATTGCCTTATGGCGGAGGAAAAGGAGGAATTCAAATCGATCCAAAAAAATATTCAACAAGTGAATTGGAACGCATTACTAGAAGATTTACTTATGCACTAGCCGATAATATTGGCCCAGAGCATGATATTCCTGCACCAGATGTAAACACAAATAGTCAAACTATGGCATGGATTGCCGATACTTACATGAGTACATGTCCTCCTGCAGAACGTTCAGCTAATCAACATGTTGTTACAGGAAAACCAACTGAAAGTGGTGGACTAGAAGGTAGAGATAGAGCAACTGGATTTGGTGTGTACTTGACAATTAAATTTTGGGCTAATAAAAACAACATCGATTTAAAAGGTAAAAAATATATCGTTCAAGGATTTGGAAATGTAGGTTACTGGGTTTCTTATTTTTTAGAAAAAGAAGGCGCAATTTTAGTTGCTGTTCAAGATGCTTTTTCGAGTATTGAAAACCAAGAAGGAATAAATGTTGACAGTTTATTTAAGCATATTCAACAAACAGGAAGTGTTTCTCAATTTGAAAATACTATTGAAATAGAGAAAGATAATTTCTTTAAAACAGAATGTGATATTTGCATTCCTGCTGCATTAGGAAATCAAATTACTGAAGAAAACGCCGGCGATATTAAAGCTAAATTAATTGCTGAAGGTGCAAATGGTCCTACAACAACTGAAGCCGAAAAAATTCTACTAGAGAACAACGTTACAATAATCCCAGATATTTTATGTAATTCGGGTGGTGTGATAGGTAGTTATTTTGAATGGTTACAAAACAGAAATGGTGAGTTGTGGCAACTTGATGAAGTAATGCTAAAATTAGAAAAGAAAATTAAAGAATCTTTTGAAAAGGTTTATGATTATTCGAAAAAAGAAAACATTGATTTTAGAACCGCTGCTTATTGTATCGCTATTAAGAGAATTGAAAAAGCCTACATTCAAAGAGGTATTTTCCCATAA